A genome region from Pygocentrus nattereri isolate fPygNat1 chromosome 10, fPygNat1.pri, whole genome shotgun sequence includes the following:
- the arf6b gene encoding ADP-ribosylation factor 6b, with the protein MGKMLSKIFGNKEMRILMLGLDAAGKTTILYKLKLGQSVTTIPTVGFNVETVTYKNVKFNVWDVGGQDKIRPLWRHYYTGTQGLIFVVDCADRDRIDEARQELHRIINDREMRDAIILIFANKQDLPDAMKPHEIQEKLGLTRIRDRNWYVQPSCATTGDGLYEGLTWLTSNYKS; encoded by the coding sequence ATGGGGAAGATGCTGTCAAAAATATTTGGCAACAAGGAGATGAGAATATTGATGCTAGGGCTTGATGCAGCAGGAAAGACCACCATTCTGTATAAACTGAAACTGGGACAGTCTGTAACCACTATACCTACAGTGGGCTTCAACGTGGAAACAGTCACCTATAAAAACGTCAAATTCAACGTGTGGGACGTTGGTGGACAAGACAAGATTCGTCCACTCTGGAGGCATTACTACACAGGCACACAAGGGTTAATCTTCGTCGTGGATTGTGCGGATAGAGATCGTATTGACGAGGCAAGGCAAGAACTGCACCGGATCATCAATGACCGGGAGATGCGTGATGCCATCATTCTGATTTTTGCAAATAAGCAAGATCTACCTGATGCCATGAAACCACACGAAATCCAAGAGAAGCTGGGACTAACACGCATCAGAGATAGGAATTGGTATGTGCAGCCTTCATGTGCTACCACAGGTGATGGACTGTACGAGGGCTTAACATGGCTAACCTCAAATTACAAATCTTAA